Proteins found in one Micromonospora sp. WMMD1082 genomic segment:
- a CDS encoding DUF87 domain-containing protein, whose product MNPPTIPFSSPFAVTPPPSPVPPDLPAPSQWLLDTASAVVAWCAPRPWLLGVAAVALAVAVAARVAHARWRQQMMTRHATCLVITPPPEVDPSGTAAFWATMAEILHAGWRRRLRDGRAHITVEYRWTGRELSIMVWVPGTLQTGPIHAAVRGAWPGAACTVLDAAPPLPGGAVSVGGALTPILPPWFPLATDHDADPMRTLIAAASGLHAAESACVQVLARPATARQVRGLRRGVQALRTGRTPGAVLDPATWLRAALDLVADLFGPTRRTTDPPGRTTMLPGADPQRDRDGRAGIDKLAGTQWEVAIRYAVAHRNPRGRRPEDLKPRLVTLAHAIASAFGAWTGRNRLRRLRLTQPARVLAARVLRRGFLLNTDELASIAALPQDIAVPGLDRARAKPMPAPVAVPFGGRGTKVLGRAEIGGHSVAVKVPDARQHLHVLGSTGSGKSTLLLNMILDDIHARRGTIVIDPKGDLIIDLLDRIPAKLANRLVLIDPDQPAGVTLNPLEGTDHDLLVDNVVSIFGKIFAKHWGPRMDDVLRVACLTLLRKANATLTLIPSLLQDRKFRYNFTADLDDPEGLRGFWEWYESAPAPLRSQVIAPLLSRLRSVLLRDFPRRTFGAPASSFDMRRVLDGGILLARLPKGQIGEETARLMGSFVLASAWQAATGRVRLPEPQRRDAVCYIDEAHNFLTLPGSVGDMLAEARGYHFGMVLAHQNLAQMPRDTQLAISANARNKIFFTCAPEDAHHLARHTRPELDEHDLSHMDAYRAACRLVVDGRETPAFTLHTNPLRPLVGEATAVRQAAAAAVAGNSGTQAAIAQLAGINTNPTAHGPGPTAPAEDPTDDDSTTT is encoded by the coding sequence ATGAACCCGCCAACCATCCCTTTCTCGTCGCCTTTCGCGGTCACGCCGCCGCCGTCGCCGGTGCCGCCGGACCTGCCGGCCCCGTCGCAGTGGCTCCTCGACACCGCCAGCGCGGTCGTGGCCTGGTGCGCGCCGCGGCCATGGCTGTTGGGCGTCGCCGCCGTTGCCCTGGCTGTCGCTGTCGCGGCTCGGGTGGCCCACGCACGGTGGCGGCAGCAGATGATGACCCGTCACGCCACGTGCCTGGTCATCACCCCGCCGCCGGAGGTCGACCCGTCCGGCACCGCCGCGTTCTGGGCGACGATGGCCGAGATCCTGCACGCCGGATGGCGTCGCCGGCTGCGCGACGGCCGCGCTCACATCACCGTCGAGTACCGGTGGACCGGACGGGAACTGTCCATCATGGTGTGGGTGCCCGGCACCCTGCAGACCGGGCCCATCCACGCGGCCGTGCGGGGCGCCTGGCCCGGCGCCGCGTGCACCGTGCTCGACGCGGCCCCGCCGCTGCCGGGCGGCGCGGTGAGCGTCGGCGGCGCGCTGACGCCGATCCTTCCGCCGTGGTTTCCGCTGGCCACCGACCACGACGCCGACCCGATGCGGACCCTGATCGCCGCCGCGTCCGGCCTGCACGCGGCCGAATCCGCGTGCGTGCAGGTTCTGGCCCGGCCCGCCACCGCGCGGCAGGTCCGCGGGCTGCGCCGCGGCGTGCAGGCGCTGCGCACCGGCCGTACGCCGGGCGCCGTGCTCGACCCGGCCACCTGGCTCCGGGCCGCCCTCGACCTGGTGGCGGACCTGTTCGGCCCCACCCGCCGCACCACCGACCCGCCGGGCCGCACGACGATGCTGCCCGGCGCTGACCCGCAGCGCGACCGCGACGGCCGCGCCGGCATCGACAAACTGGCCGGCACCCAGTGGGAGGTGGCAATCCGCTACGCCGTCGCGCACCGCAACCCCCGCGGACGTAGGCCCGAGGACCTGAAGCCTCGGCTGGTCACCCTCGCCCACGCGATAGCGTCGGCGTTCGGGGCGTGGACCGGCCGCAACCGGCTGCGTCGCCTCCGGCTCACCCAGCCCGCGCGGGTGCTGGCCGCCCGGGTGCTGCGCCGGGGCTTCCTGCTCAACACCGACGAGCTGGCCAGCATCGCCGCGCTGCCGCAGGACATCGCCGTGCCCGGTCTGGACCGCGCCAGAGCGAAGCCCATGCCGGCGCCGGTCGCCGTGCCGTTCGGCGGCCGAGGCACCAAGGTCCTCGGCCGGGCGGAGATCGGTGGACACAGCGTCGCGGTGAAGGTGCCCGACGCCCGCCAGCACCTGCACGTGCTCGGCTCCACCGGCAGCGGCAAGTCCACGCTGCTGCTGAACATGATCCTGGATGACATCCACGCCCGCCGCGGCACGATCGTCATCGACCCCAAAGGCGACCTCATCATCGACCTGCTCGACCGGATCCCGGCGAAGCTGGCCAACCGGCTCGTCCTCATCGACCCCGACCAGCCGGCCGGCGTCACCCTCAACCCTCTCGAAGGCACCGACCACGACCTGCTCGTCGACAACGTCGTCAGCATCTTCGGCAAGATCTTCGCCAAGCACTGGGGCCCGCGGATGGACGACGTGCTGCGGGTAGCCTGTTTGACCCTGCTGCGCAAGGCGAACGCGACGCTGACGCTGATCCCGTCGCTGCTGCAAGACCGCAAGTTCCGGTACAACTTCACCGCCGACCTCGACGATCCCGAGGGCCTGCGGGGGTTCTGGGAGTGGTACGAGTCGGCGCCGGCGCCGCTGCGGTCCCAGGTCATCGCGCCGCTGCTGTCCCGGCTGCGCTCGGTGCTGCTGCGCGACTTCCCACGCCGCACCTTCGGCGCCCCGGCCAGCTCGTTCGACATGCGCCGGGTCCTCGACGGCGGCATCCTGCTCGCCCGGCTCCCCAAAGGGCAGATCGGTGAGGAAACCGCCCGGCTGATGGGCTCGTTCGTCCTCGCCTCGGCCTGGCAGGCCGCCACCGGCCGAGTCCGGCTACCCGAGCCGCAACGCCGTGACGCCGTCTGCTACATCGACGAAGCACACAACTTCCTGACCCTGCCCGGCTCGGTGGGCGACATGCTCGCCGAAGCCCGCGGCTACCACTTCGGCATGGTCCTCGCGCACCAGAACCTCGCCCAGATGCCCCGCGACACCCAACTCGCGATCAGCGCCAACGCCCGCAACAAGATCTTCTTCACCTGCGCGCCCGAGGACGCGCACCACCTCGCCCGACACACCCGACCCGAGCTGGACGAGCACGACCTCAGCCACATGGACGCCTACCGGGCCGCGTGCCGCCTCGTCGTAGACGGCCGAGAAACCCCGGCGTTCACGCTGCACACCAACCCGCTCCGGCCGCTGGTCGGCGAGGCGACCGCGGTCCGGCAGGCCGCCGCCGCAGCCGTCGCCGGCAACAGCGGCACGCAGGCGGCGATCGCCCAACTCGCCGGCATCAACACCAACCCAACAGCGCACGGACCAGGCCCAACAGCCCCGGCCGAGGACCCAACAGACGACGACAGCACCACTACGTAA
- a CDS encoding YbaB/EbfC family nucleoid-associated protein codes for MPRGEIDEAWIEEAVRRYRRIESLQAEFDQAVATVEVTVRSPDGLVEVVVTAGGRITDVRFLGPLHARAPRDVADSVRAAVTAAADAAQWAREKLHNETFTAYRPLTGA; via the coding sequence ATGCCGCGGGGTGAGATCGACGAGGCGTGGATCGAGGAAGCGGTCCGGCGCTACCGCCGGATCGAGTCCCTCCAGGCCGAGTTCGACCAGGCCGTGGCCACGGTCGAGGTCACCGTCCGATCGCCGGACGGCCTGGTGGAGGTGGTGGTCACCGCCGGTGGCCGGATCACCGACGTGCGCTTCCTCGGCCCCTTGCACGCCCGGGCGCCGCGCGACGTGGCCGACTCCGTACGGGCCGCCGTCACCGCCGCCGCCGACGCGGCCCAGTGGGCGAGGGAGAAGCTACACAACGAGACGTTCACCGCCTACCGACCGCTGACGGGGGCCTGA
- a CDS encoding PrgI family protein has protein sequence MRDSDDAPPRARIPADIDTPDKIVYGLTARQLAILVVAGVIGYGIIRAAGTLLSQPVLFAVLTPLAGAAVVLALGRRDGLPMDAWLLAAIRHTRDPKRLAPAPSARPSAVPGWAPDTDAPAAVPLLRLPATAISDAGVIDTGPQAVALVACTTVNIGLRTGDEQNALISAYGRWLNSLSSPVQIVISAQRVDLSSHAQRIADTADTLANPALAEAAVDYAEFLDDLAARRDPLWRTVTIAVTARGEKGRDTEVLRRAEHAASALSALGAQTAVLDGARATAVLTCAVDPYTPTDVTWPRARPDAVITGPGDPA, from the coding sequence ATGCGCGATAGCGACGACGCGCCCCCGCGCGCCCGAATTCCCGCCGACATCGACACCCCCGACAAGATCGTCTACGGGTTGACGGCGCGGCAGTTGGCGATCCTGGTCGTGGCCGGTGTAATCGGCTACGGCATCATCCGGGCGGCCGGCACGCTGCTGTCGCAGCCGGTCCTGTTCGCCGTCCTCACCCCCCTGGCAGGGGCGGCGGTCGTGCTGGCGCTGGGCCGCCGCGACGGCCTGCCGATGGACGCCTGGCTGCTGGCCGCGATACGGCACACCCGCGACCCGAAGCGGCTCGCGCCGGCCCCGTCCGCCCGTCCCTCCGCGGTGCCGGGCTGGGCGCCGGACACCGACGCACCAGCGGCGGTGCCGCTGCTGCGGCTGCCGGCCACGGCGATCAGCGACGCCGGTGTCATCGACACCGGGCCGCAGGCCGTCGCCCTGGTCGCCTGCACCACCGTCAACATCGGGCTGCGGACCGGCGACGAGCAGAACGCCCTGATCAGTGCGTACGGGCGTTGGCTCAACAGCCTGTCGTCGCCGGTGCAGATCGTCATCTCCGCCCAGCGGGTGGACCTGTCCAGCCACGCCCAACGCATCGCCGATACCGCCGACACCCTGGCCAACCCGGCGCTGGCCGAAGCCGCTGTGGACTACGCGGAGTTCCTCGACGATCTCGCCGCACGACGTGACCCACTGTGGCGCACGGTCACGATCGCGGTCACCGCCCGAGGCGAGAAAGGCCGTGACACCGAGGTGCTGCGCCGGGCCGAGCACGCCGCCTCCGCCCTGTCCGCGCTCGGCGCGCAGACCGCCGTGCTCGACGGCGCCCGCGCCACCGCCGTGCTGACCTGCGCGGTCGACCCCTACACACCCACCGACGTCACCTGGCCCCGCGCCAGGCCCGACGCCGTCATCACCGGACCAGGAGACCCGGCATGA
- a CDS encoding site-specific integrase has translation MARPPLPIGTWGAIRTKKLGPNRHCARTRFRDHDGRTRDVEATDTTGPAAIRALKVKLRDRVTPNDDEITRDTHVRVLAKLWLDEITAEERVTPQTISRYEISVRVSIEPALGELRIREATAGRLDRFLRKVAEDRPSAAKGAKVVLGQMFALAVRRGALTANPVRDTGRLRNPRRKVVALELTQLNEVREAIRRWQQPAPGKSGPRPTGDLADIVDLMLATGARIGEILALRWKDLDLVAERPTLTICGTIVYLKGKGFFRQEWTKTDAGFRTIVLPRFAVGMLMARKLHAADNPHDAIFASRRGTWLSPQNVRRQWRQARADTGLEWVTPHTFRKTVATLIDKEADTKRAAAQLGHATEQVTNKHYIVKPALAPDSSDILEQLGAGPETTGPAPQDRGKRRTK, from the coding sequence ATGGCCCGACCCCCACTACCCATCGGCACCTGGGGCGCGATCCGCACCAAGAAGCTCGGACCCAACCGGCACTGCGCCCGAACCCGATTCCGTGATCACGACGGCAGGACCCGCGACGTCGAGGCCACCGACACCACCGGCCCCGCCGCCATCCGGGCTTTGAAGGTCAAACTTCGCGACCGAGTCACCCCGAACGACGACGAGATCACCAGGGACACCCACGTCAGGGTCCTCGCCAAGCTCTGGTTGGACGAGATCACCGCGGAGGAACGTGTCACGCCGCAGACGATCAGTAGGTACGAGATCAGCGTGCGTGTTTCGATCGAGCCCGCCCTCGGCGAGCTGCGTATCCGAGAGGCCACCGCGGGCCGCCTCGACAGATTTCTGCGCAAGGTCGCTGAGGACCGGCCGTCAGCCGCCAAAGGCGCGAAGGTCGTCCTCGGCCAGATGTTCGCCTTGGCTGTACGCCGAGGCGCACTCACGGCCAACCCCGTACGCGACACGGGTCGACTGCGTAACCCGCGCCGCAAGGTGGTGGCCCTGGAGTTGACGCAACTGAACGAGGTTCGCGAGGCGATCCGAAGGTGGCAACAACCCGCCCCCGGCAAGTCGGGACCTCGGCCGACCGGCGACCTGGCCGACATCGTCGACCTCATGCTCGCCACCGGCGCCCGCATCGGCGAAATTCTGGCGCTGCGCTGGAAGGATCTCGATCTTGTCGCTGAACGCCCGACGCTCACCATCTGCGGCACGATCGTCTACCTCAAGGGCAAGGGCTTCTTCCGGCAGGAGTGGACGAAGACCGACGCCGGTTTCCGAACAATCGTCCTACCTCGGTTCGCGGTCGGGATGCTGATGGCTCGCAAACTCCACGCCGCCGACAACCCCCACGACGCGATCTTCGCCTCCCGACGCGGCACCTGGCTGTCACCGCAAAACGTGCGCCGTCAGTGGCGTCAAGCCCGCGCCGACACCGGCCTCGAATGGGTCACCCCGCACACCTTCCGCAAGACCGTCGCCACCCTCATCGACAAGGAGGCCGACACCAAGAGAGCCGCCGCCCAACTTGGCCACGCCACCGAGCAGGTCACCAACAAGCACTACATCGTCAAGCCCGCCCTCGCCCCGGACAGCTCCGACATCCTCGAACAGCTTGGGGCAGGTCCAGAGACAACCGGCCCTGCGCCTCAAGATCGTGGGAAGCGCCGGACCAAGTAG
- a CDS encoding metallophosphoesterase, translating to MTDDHIPRDEPVDVEPVDVEPPAAGATGRAVPLGPYAEEAAGGRAARRPRSTDPLELGFTPRKPVPWLAPFLLISTGLRTLLAMLFGAYLDKRELQKALDAEIAKQVGPDGGLWLDYVADLGDGFNATYSVAYLLAQRELVVDGHRLPRAQTLVMGGDQVYPSAEYEAYEDRCKGPYQAALPATEPAEQPTIFAVPGNHDWYDGLTAFLRLFVRTRDRHFGGWRTGQSRSYFAAELPADWWLLGLDDQSGSYVDDPQLTYFDAVAKKLGPQSKVILAVPAPAWVKAVDQPTAYDSIDYFIRTIVAPTGARVRLLISGDLHHYSRYTGPDGRQLVTSGTGGAYLTPTHKLPEQIEVPPRDTLARRSSPSRTYDLAGRYPDAARSRRYGWGIFARLPRRNPGFSTLLGILHTLLMLSMAGVTDFRSEASEQRLFSVPLVMMVLVTVLAAAMFAKPPSSSGKRHARHWILGVGHGLAHVGLAAAGTWAWLALPFHDWPWPLPAVAAAVVYLPVIGLVASQLVAAYLLIASAFGVNVNELFAGQGIEDAKGFVRMRIDPDGTLTLYPIVIDRVARTWQVNPDQSPHSSWLTPKTPLTPHLAEPPTTLT from the coding sequence ATGACCGACGATCACATCCCTCGCGACGAACCAGTCGATGTCGAGCCGGTCGATGTCGAGCCGCCGGCGGCCGGCGCGACCGGCCGGGCCGTGCCGCTGGGCCCGTACGCCGAGGAGGCGGCGGGTGGGCGGGCGGCCCGGCGGCCGCGCAGCACCGATCCGCTGGAGCTGGGCTTCACGCCGCGCAAGCCGGTGCCCTGGCTGGCGCCGTTCCTGCTGATCAGCACCGGCCTGCGTACGCTGCTGGCGATGCTGTTCGGCGCGTACCTGGACAAGCGGGAACTCCAGAAGGCGCTGGACGCGGAGATCGCCAAGCAGGTGGGGCCGGACGGCGGGCTCTGGCTCGACTACGTGGCCGACCTGGGTGACGGCTTCAACGCCACCTATTCCGTCGCGTATCTACTCGCCCAGCGGGAACTGGTGGTGGACGGGCACCGGCTGCCCCGGGCGCAGACCCTGGTGATGGGCGGTGACCAGGTCTACCCGTCGGCGGAGTACGAGGCGTACGAGGACCGCTGCAAGGGGCCGTACCAGGCGGCGCTGCCGGCCACCGAGCCGGCGGAGCAGCCGACGATCTTCGCGGTTCCCGGCAACCACGACTGGTACGACGGGTTGACCGCGTTCCTGCGGTTGTTCGTCCGCACCCGGGACCGGCACTTCGGCGGCTGGCGCACCGGCCAGTCCCGCTCGTACTTCGCCGCCGAACTGCCGGCCGACTGGTGGCTGCTCGGCCTCGACGACCAGTCCGGCTCGTACGTCGACGATCCGCAGCTCACCTACTTCGACGCGGTGGCCAAGAAGCTGGGCCCGCAGAGCAAGGTGATCCTGGCGGTGCCGGCTCCGGCCTGGGTCAAGGCCGTCGACCAGCCCACGGCGTACGACTCGATCGACTACTTCATCCGGACCATCGTCGCGCCCACCGGCGCCCGGGTGCGGCTGCTGATCTCCGGCGACCTGCACCACTACTCCCGCTACACCGGGCCGGACGGCCGGCAGCTGGTCACCTCCGGCACCGGCGGGGCGTACCTGACCCCGACGCACAAACTGCCCGAGCAGATCGAGGTGCCGCCCCGGGACACCCTGGCCCGCCGGTCCAGCCCGTCCCGGACGTACGACCTGGCCGGCCGCTACCCCGACGCGGCCCGCTCCCGCCGGTACGGCTGGGGGATCTTCGCCCGGCTGCCGCGCCGCAACCCGGGCTTCTCGACGCTGCTGGGCATCCTGCACACCCTGCTGATGCTCTCCATGGCCGGCGTGACCGACTTCCGGTCGGAGGCCTCCGAGCAGCGACTGTTCAGCGTGCCGTTGGTGATGATGGTGCTGGTGACGGTGCTCGCGGCGGCCATGTTCGCCAAGCCGCCCAGCTCCAGCGGCAAGCGGCACGCGCGGCACTGGATCCTCGGCGTCGGGCACGGTCTGGCCCACGTCGGGTTGGCCGCCGCCGGCACCTGGGCCTGGCTCGCCCTACCGTTCCACGACTGGCCCTGGCCGCTGCCGGCGGTCGCCGCGGCAGTGGTCTACCTGCCGGTGATCGGGCTGGTGGCCAGCCAACTGGTGGCCGCGTACCTGCTGATCGCGAGCGCCTTCGGGGTGAACGTCAACGAACTCTTCGCCGGACAGGGCATCGAGGACGCGAAGGGCTTCGTACGCATGCGCATCGACCCCGACGGCACGCTCACCCTCTATCCGATCGTCATCGACCGCGTCGCCCGCACCTGGCAGGTCAACCCCGACCAGTCCCCCCACTCCTCCTGGCTAACCCCCAAAACCCCCCTGACCCCCCACCTAGCCGAACCCCCCACCACCCTCACCTAG
- a CDS encoding DUF87 domain-containing protein: MRRRSASATPASPADTAGLASVLGPDAVENTPRYIAVGDGYAATLIVTGYPAEVGGAWLDPLLAWPGRLDVVVYIDPLAPQVAAARLRRQRARLESNRRDDAEKGRLADPITEAATEDAAELADRIARGQSRLFRVGLYLCVHAPSRDELDEAVAHVRATAASVLLDTQPATWRQLQGWLTSLPLATDTLGMRRVMDTDAIATAFPLASADLPAPLPGESGPAGGMLYGLNPDSNGVVWWDRWSQHNANSVVLARSGAGKSYFVKLEVLRSLADGVCCAVIDPDNEYIRLTEAVGGVTIALGAGGVRLNPLDIPPADRRPQARTYGALFLHTLIAVLLGQQPPPSERAALDKAINTAYDAAGITNDPATWRRQAPLLRDVAAALVDQGTEAAETLAARLTPWTTGSFKEMFDGPTTSVPSGQLITWSTRHLADELRAPGMLLALDAIWRDVDAPAVWSANPPRRLVFVDEAWTLLRDGEGAKFLSRLAKSARKRRAGLAVITQDVGDLLGSDLGQVVIANAATQILLRQASADVVADVFGLTAGEARLLLGARRGEGLLLSGTHRVSFQAVASRKEHRLCIGDLELTDDD, from the coding sequence ATGAGAAGGCGATCCGCCAGCGCCACCCCCGCGAGCCCGGCCGACACGGCCGGGCTCGCGTCGGTTCTGGGACCGGACGCGGTCGAGAACACCCCCCGATACATTGCGGTCGGCGACGGATACGCCGCCACGTTGATCGTCACCGGCTACCCGGCCGAGGTCGGTGGCGCCTGGCTGGATCCGCTGCTGGCGTGGCCGGGCCGCCTCGACGTCGTCGTCTACATCGACCCCCTCGCCCCGCAGGTGGCCGCCGCGCGGCTGCGACGGCAGCGGGCGCGGTTGGAGTCCAACCGGCGCGACGACGCCGAGAAGGGCCGCCTCGCCGATCCGATCACCGAGGCGGCCACGGAGGACGCGGCCGAGTTGGCCGACCGGATCGCCCGCGGCCAGTCGAGGCTGTTCCGCGTCGGCCTGTACCTGTGCGTGCACGCCCCGAGTCGGGACGAGTTGGACGAGGCGGTCGCGCACGTGCGGGCCACCGCGGCGTCGGTACTGCTGGACACGCAGCCGGCGACCTGGCGGCAACTGCAGGGCTGGCTGACCAGCCTGCCGCTGGCCACCGACACCCTCGGCATGCGGCGGGTAATGGACACCGACGCCATCGCGACCGCCTTTCCGCTGGCGTCGGCGGACCTGCCCGCACCACTACCCGGGGAATCCGGGCCGGCCGGGGGCATGTTGTACGGGCTCAACCCCGACTCCAACGGCGTCGTGTGGTGGGACCGCTGGAGCCAACACAACGCCAACAGCGTCGTGCTCGCCCGGTCCGGGGCCGGCAAGTCCTACTTCGTCAAGCTCGAAGTGCTGCGGTCGCTGGCCGACGGCGTGTGCTGCGCAGTCATCGACCCGGACAACGAATACATCCGGCTCACCGAGGCGGTCGGCGGGGTCACCATCGCCCTGGGCGCCGGCGGGGTACGCCTCAACCCACTCGACATCCCACCCGCCGACCGCCGCCCACAGGCCCGCACCTACGGGGCGCTGTTCCTACACACCCTGATCGCGGTGCTACTCGGGCAGCAGCCACCGCCGTCGGAGCGGGCCGCGCTCGACAAGGCGATCAACACCGCGTACGACGCCGCCGGAATCACCAACGACCCGGCCACCTGGCGCCGGCAGGCGCCGCTGCTGCGCGACGTGGCCGCGGCCCTGGTCGACCAGGGCACCGAGGCGGCGGAAACCCTCGCCGCCCGGCTCACCCCATGGACCACGGGGTCGTTCAAGGAGATGTTCGACGGCCCGACCACCAGCGTGCCGTCCGGGCAGCTGATCACCTGGTCCACCCGGCACCTCGCCGACGAACTGCGCGCTCCCGGCATGCTGCTCGCGCTCGACGCGATCTGGCGCGACGTCGACGCCCCCGCCGTGTGGTCGGCGAACCCGCCCCGCCGGCTCGTCTTCGTCGACGAGGCCTGGACTCTGCTTCGGGACGGGGAGGGTGCGAAGTTCCTGTCCCGGCTGGCCAAAAGCGCCCGGAAACGCCGGGCGGGGTTGGCCGTCATCACCCAGGACGTGGGTGACCTGCTCGGCTCCGACCTCGGCCAGGTGGTGATCGCCAACGCGGCCACCCAGATCCTGCTGCGGCAGGCCTCGGCCGATGTCGTCGCTGACGTGTTCGGGTTGACCGCCGGCGAGGCGCGGCTGCTGCTCGGCGCCCGACGCGGTGAAGGACTCCTGCTGTCGGGTACGCACCGGGTCAGCTTCCAGGCGGTGGCGTCCCGGAAAGAGCACCGTCTCTGCATCGGTGATCTGGAGCTCACCGACGACGACTGA
- a CDS encoding pilin, with protein MFRRTIIRVVIVAVATVAVLAGASPAFAAEPPTPAPYPLPTIITNITNWITGLLVGVATLFLTIGGIRYLAAGGDPTEVEKAKSALKSAVLGYALAVLAPILLGIVRSWIGG; from the coding sequence ATGTTCCGCCGCACCATTATCCGCGTCGTCATCGTGGCCGTTGCCACGGTGGCGGTGCTCGCCGGGGCGAGTCCCGCATTTGCGGCCGAGCCGCCGACCCCGGCGCCCTACCCTCTGCCCACGATCATCACCAACATCACGAATTGGATCACTGGCCTGCTGGTGGGGGTAGCGACGCTGTTCCTCACCATCGGAGGGATCCGTTATCTCGCCGCAGGCGGCGATCCTACCGAAGTGGAGAAGGCCAAGTCCGCACTCAAATCCGCGGTCCTCGGTTACGCCCTCGCCGTGCTGGCGCCGATCTTACTCGGAATCGTCCGGAGCTGGATTGGAGGCTGA
- the ricT gene encoding regulatory iron-sulfur-containing complex subunit RicT, translating to MGMLCAVSFQRYGRLYYLDPGDLQPQVGDKVLVPTDDGPEVAECVWAAQWVTEETEGFPRLAGLAQEEDLRRDEALRQRKAEAKVAAKRLIREHGLPMKVVAVDHVFGNGEGGGERSTIYFTAPHRVDFRSLVRDLGATLHCRVELRQLSARDSARVQGGIGSCGRDLCCATFLNDFEPVTIRMAKDQDLPLNPLRISGACGRLMCCLKYEHPLYQRFQESAPEVGSRVTTPKGDGRVVGHSVPRDAVTVRLDADGSRCSCSRASVCAPRQAHDQHYTP from the coding sequence ATGGGCATGCTCTGCGCGGTCAGCTTCCAGCGGTACGGGCGGCTCTACTACCTCGACCCGGGCGACCTGCAACCCCAGGTGGGCGACAAGGTGCTGGTCCCCACCGACGACGGTCCCGAGGTGGCGGAGTGCGTCTGGGCGGCGCAGTGGGTCACGGAGGAGACCGAGGGATTTCCCCGGCTGGCCGGGCTGGCGCAGGAGGAGGATCTGCGTCGCGACGAGGCGCTGCGGCAGCGCAAGGCCGAGGCGAAGGTCGCGGCGAAGCGGCTGATCCGCGAGCATGGCCTGCCGATGAAGGTGGTCGCGGTCGACCACGTGTTCGGCAACGGCGAGGGCGGCGGTGAGCGCAGCACCATCTACTTCACCGCCCCGCACCGGGTGGACTTCCGCTCCCTGGTCCGCGACCTCGGTGCCACCCTGCACTGCCGGGTGGAACTGCGTCAGCTCTCCGCCCGGGATTCGGCCCGGGTGCAGGGCGGCATCGGCTCCTGCGGGCGCGACCTGTGCTGTGCCACCTTCCTGAACGACTTCGAACCGGTCACCATCCGGATGGCCAAGGACCAGGACCTTCCGCTCAACCCGCTGCGCATCTCCGGCGCCTGCGGTCGCCTGATGTGCTGCCTGAAGTACGAGCATCCGCTGTACCAAAGGTTCCAGGAGTCGGCCCCGGAGGTCGGCAGCCGCGTCACCACCCCGAAGGGTGACGGCCGCGTGGTCGGTCACAGCGTCCCCCGCGATGCCGTCACGGTCCGCCTCGACGCCGACGGCTCCCGCTGCTCCTGCTCCCGCGCCTCCGTCTGCGCCCCCCGCCAAGCCCACGACCAGCACTACACCCCCTAG
- a CDS encoding helix-turn-helix domain-containing protein, producing MSALPAAEWRPDPLLTIDDVALWLGKPKNTLYAWHSRGKGPRAIRVGNTLRYRRSEVERWLDAHTDPER from the coding sequence ATGAGCGCCCTACCCGCCGCCGAGTGGCGGCCCGACCCGCTCTTGACCATCGATGACGTTGCGCTTTGGTTGGGTAAGCCGAAGAACACCCTCTACGCCTGGCACAGCCGAGGCAAGGGACCACGTGCCATCCGCGTCGGCAACACCCTGCGCTACCGGCGCAGCGAGGTCGAACGCTGGCTCGACGCCCACACCGACCCGGAGCGCTGA